In the Candidatus Korarchaeota archaeon NZ13-K genome, GGAGTCCACGGCCGCGAACATCTCCGGGAAGAACCTGTCGAACGCCCAGGCGAATATCATCCTGCTGGCCACCACGAAGAAGGCCGGTATGTCCTTGAGGAGCACTATGCCGACGAGCGTTCCGTTGAGGACCTGGAGCCACTCCATGCCCTTGGGCACCAGCGGTATCGTGAAGGAGGTCACCACCCTGGGCGGTAGCAGGTGCGCCTCGGGGACTCCAAGGAGGCTGGCGACATCCTTGCTGCCCAGCTCGCTCATCAGGTAGTTGTAGAGGGCCGTGAAGTAGACCCTGTCCGTCGGTATCCCCTGCTTCGCCAGGTAGTCCAGGGCGCCTGGGACCTTGGCTAGCACGTCCTGAGGCACGACGTAGGCTGAGTAGACGAGGAAGGGTAGTGTTATGTAGTAGGCCATTATTATGAGGGTTCCGAGGACCTGGGCGACGAAAAGCGACCTTCCTGGTGACTTCATCTCCCCTCCGACGAAGACAGCGGAGACTATGCCTATGTACGCCCATATGGCCCCGGTCCCTGCGGCTATCGTGGCGCCCCAGTCGAATGCCCTCACCGGCAGGTTACCCTTGGCCATCCCTATCTCGAAGGCCTTGCTCACTATCTTCTCATAGGCCCCAGCCCCGTACACGGAGTTCCAGCCATTGACGGTCGCCATGTGACCCATTCCCCAGGTCCCGAGGATTATCAGGTTCGTGAGGCATCCTATTATCGCTATTGTCCCTAGCAGGTTTATTATCCAACCGTATATCCTCATTCCTAGGTAGGCTATGGCCCCGAAGAGTACGACGAAGAGTATGCCCAGTACCCAGTGACCCTCGGTTGTGGCCATCCATTGAGCCGTGGCGAGAAGGCCCTCATCGCGCAGCGCGATGCCAGCTGCCGTGGCCGCACCGACGAAGAAGTCTATTGAGTACCATGCTATTATGCCGTAGCTGAGCACCTCCGTGAACCAGAATCCCCAGGAGGCCAGGAAGCCGAGGGTGGGGTTCAGACCCCTGCTTATGAATATGTAGTCACCGCCAGTCCTGGGCATCATAGCGCCCAGCATTGTGTAAACCAGCGCGGTGGGGATCGCGAGGGCCAATCCAGTTATCACGAAGGAGTAGGGTATGAAAGCCCCGGGGTGCTGATAAGCCGCTATCACGGCCAGCCTGTGTATTCCGCCTCCCACAGTGTGCGTGAAGACTATCATGAAGGCTGTGAAGGGTCCCACAGTTCTCACGAGCCCTGATGCTCTCCTCACGAAGAGGGTGGGTGCTTCACCTGACATAACATCACCCCTGAGAGGGCCAGCGATCGCGGGATCCTATTAAATATAAGCTTTTCCCCGTTTAGAATTTATGGGAATTTCATCCATCACAAGGGCGATGAAAGTCATAATATTTTCACATATGATCCCCCAACTCTGACGCCCATGCCTCTCTATTCCAATTTATGTGTCAAATTAAGTCTTATGTCTAACCCCCGATGATCAACTGACTCACCTCCATATCCTCGAGACCTTTTTGGGTAACCCCGCGAACAAATATGAAAATTTAGGAAGATCTCCCAATTCCATGCATGGATGTGCCCTAGTGGGGCAGTGATCGCCCGGCCTCTAGAAGGCTCCCCTGACTCTCAAAAGCGGACTCCTTCGCCTTCCCTAGATTTCCGAGCACCTCCTCCATATCCTTGAGATCCGGATCCATCCCGCTCAATCCTCTCCAAAATTCGCTCAAGTAAACTCCTGGCTCTGCTCACGACATCCTCAGCCTCCTCCCTCGTGAAGACCCTGTCCCTATGATCCGCCTCCTTCCTCCTCTCGAAGAGATACATGAGCTCCCTCCTCGAGTCCTCACCCATAACCCTCCCGAGGGCGTTCGCTATCTTATCGTCCTTCCTAGTCCTTAGGTCCCTCAGGAGGAGCTCTGCAACCATCCTGACGGCGAAGTAGGAGGCACTAACGGCCTTATTGTAGTTCCCAGTCCCGAGATCTCTCTCCGCCTCCCTCATCAAGATGAGCGCCTTATTCACAGACAACCTCCAGTCCCCTGAATCCCTCTATTATCCTCCTCTCGCTCTCAGTCACTATCAGCGGTGATATGATCCCCTCAACACCCGCTGACCCCTCAACCCTGAGGATCGCGTCCATGATGCGCTCCACAGTCTCGCCGCTGTCGTCCCTCACGACTATGAGGAGGTTCGAGTCGTATATCCTCTCGCTAGGGGATGGGAGAGCTATCATTCTGATGACCAGGTCCCCGAGCTCCGATGCAAGCGCATCCCTCAACCTCTCTACGAGCCCAACCCAGCCGGCATCTGCCCTTAGGTCTATCACCTGAACCACGCGGCTTCCCCCGCCCGGGGGATTAAACCCTTTCGCATCACCCCGCCGTTCACCTCAACCGTGCCTTCATGTTTCGAAGTGCAGCTTTCTGTATCCGGCACGGCTGAGTTCATCACGGTCTCCCCGAGCCCCCTCACCGCGCTTCGCCGCGGATCTCGGAAACCCAGAGTCATTGTGGAGGTTCACGAGCCCGGCAGTTTATAAGCTTTATCCTGGGGAATCAAAGTGGGACTTCAAGCTCTGAGGAGATACTGGCTGGACAGGCACTCGGCATCAGCCTACCTCATCTCCCTCCTAGGTATAGAAAGACACAGCCTGACGCAGAAGGCTAGAGATTAACGTTTCTGCCCCAGGCAGGGGATCCCTCAGGGGGACCTCTCGATTACGAATACCGGTATCTCGAGCGAGATGTTCCCAAAGCTTATGCCTACCCTCAGGAGCCCCTCACGCAGGTCGAGCTCACGAGCGCGGTCGCGGCGATTCTCCTCCCCGACACCTCCTCATTCAGGATCTCCGCCGAGACGCAATTCCCGGATACCCTCAGGAGGGAGGCGTTAAGCTTGAGATCAACGCCCTCAATCGTGATATTCACTCTCATCCTGTCGCGGGTCCCCATGATTAGACCCTCAGGCTCCGCTTGGATCGAGACCTCCCCATCCGATCCGCTCACCCTGAGCTTGAACTCCTCCCCCCTGGCCTCGCTGATGAGCTCGCTCATCAGGGCGTTTGCTGCCTCGAGTTGGAAGGGAACCGGGCCCTCAGAGGCCCAGGGGTCCACCCAGCTCAGCTCGAGCCCATGTTCCTCGGAGATTATGGAGTATGAGAAGAAGTCAACTGCTCCTGGCCTAGCTCCGAGCTCTAACTTTCCTAGGGGGGCGAGCTCCTTGAGCAGCAATCCGATGGCCCTCATCCGATCATCTCCCAGGAGAAGCTCCTTGCTCCCGATGATCCTTCCCTGAACCAGGACACGGCCGCTCGTGTAAACCGTCAAGCTCTCCCTAATGCCGGCTATCCCTCCGGTCCTGGAGTAAGTCAGAATGGGCCTCTCGGCCCGGAGCAGCGCGAGGTAAGCTAGGATGAGCGTTGAGGTTGCCAGCGTCACCAGCAGAACCAGCAGTGCCCACTTAGGCGCACCAACCCAGTGGAACATGTCCATCCGCGATCCCGATGCTCACCAACTTAAACTTATCCCACGCCAGTCGAGATCATCAGCCCTCGACGATGAGGTCCTCAAGCTGATCTGGATAGTGAGTTATGAATTCGAAGCCGTCGCTGGTGACGAGTATCGTGTCTGAGTGCCTGAATCCCCCCAGTCCCCTCACGTATATCCCGGGCTCCACCGAGATCAC is a window encoding:
- a CDS encoding APC family permease — its product is MSGEAPTLFVRRASGLVRTVGPFTAFMIVFTHTVGGGIHRLAVIAAYQHPGAFIPYSFVITGLALAIPTALVYTMLGAMMPRTGGDYIFISRGLNPTLGFLASWGFWFTEVLSYGIIAWYSIDFFVGAATAAGIALRDEGLLATAQWMATTEGHWVLGILFVVLFGAIAYLGMRIYGWIINLLGTIAIIGCLTNLIILGTWGMGHMATVNGWNSVYGAGAYEKIVSKAFEIGMAKGNLPVRAFDWGATIAAGTGAIWAYIGIVSAVFVGGEMKSPGRSLFVAQVLGTLIIMAYYITLPFLVYSAYVVPQDVLAKVPGALDYLAKQGIPTDRVYFTALYNYLMSELGSKDVASLLGVPEAHLLPPRVVTSFTIPLVPKGMEWLQVLNGTLVGIVLLKDIPAFFVVASRMIFAWAFDRFFPEMFAAVDSRFHTPYWAVTLTMIGGLAGVALTAGGDWAAAADTSNLYQFAVMLGCLSAAVIPYWRRDLYEKSPYRWEIAGVPILTILGLWGWATNFFFFYVTTHEIFYYWGTYATDIPLQQSAWMGIGALIFAAYLAFNTKKGIDVKTIYTEIPPA
- a CDS encoding HEPN domain-containing protein is translated as MNKALILMREAERDLGTGNYNKAVSASYFAVRMVAELLLRDLRTRKDDKIANALGRVMGEDSRRELMYLFERRKEADHRDRVFTREEAEDVVSRARSLLERILERIERDGSGSQGYGGGARKSREGEGVRF